Proteins encoded by one window of Methylovirgula ligni:
- the tsaE gene encoding tRNA (adenosine(37)-N6)-threonylcarbamoyltransferase complex ATPase subunit type 1 TsaE, with translation MASSLSRQKSHATWRIALPDEAQTATLAVQIAHWLKPGDMVTLSGELGAGKTAFARALIRSLTGDADIEVPSPTFTLMQIYDGLDFPIVHADLYRIRHPDELEELGWDEAAEGALVLVEWPDRAGERLPPDRLDIALALDPAQDAGFRSATLTGYGTFAGRLDIARAVHNVLAESGFADAERQFMQGDASTRTYERLVGADGATAVLMISPPRADGPPIRFGKSYGTLAHLAENIRPFVAIDKGLRAEGFSAPEIYAVDLDVGVAALEDFGGESVVGDGGIVTERYAESVALLARLHQMSLPESLPVDGSKEYNIPPYDLDALSVEIELLLDWYAPHIAKASLTSGAKASFVNLWRHTLRDIVAGPRTWTLRDFHSPNILWLGERQGSARVGLIDFQDCVLGHPAYDVVSLLQDARVSVPPEVELKLLGHYAQLRRIADAGFDMAGFARAYAVLGAQRATKILGIFARLDKRDHKPQYLAHLPRVEENLAKDLAHPLLSGLKGWYETHLPRLFNRSA, from the coding sequence ATGGCGTCGAGCCTGTCGCGGCAAAAGTCTCATGCGACATGGCGGATCGCGCTTCCCGACGAGGCGCAGACCGCGACGCTCGCCGTCCAGATCGCCCACTGGCTGAAGCCGGGGGATATGGTGACCCTCAGCGGCGAACTCGGAGCCGGCAAGACGGCCTTCGCCCGCGCGCTGATCCGCAGCCTGACGGGCGACGCCGATATCGAAGTGCCAAGCCCGACCTTCACCTTGATGCAGATTTACGACGGGCTCGATTTCCCCATCGTCCATGCCGACCTTTATCGCATTCGCCACCCCGATGAATTGGAAGAGCTTGGTTGGGACGAGGCGGCGGAGGGCGCACTCGTTCTTGTTGAATGGCCGGATCGCGCCGGCGAGCGCCTGCCCCCGGACCGGCTGGATATTGCCCTGGCTCTGGATCCGGCGCAGGACGCCGGTTTCCGTAGCGCGACGCTGACCGGCTATGGCACATTCGCGGGGCGGCTCGACATTGCCCGCGCCGTCCACAACGTGCTCGCCGAATCCGGCTTCGCCGATGCCGAGCGGCAGTTCATGCAAGGCGATGCCTCGACCCGCACTTACGAACGGCTCGTCGGGGCCGACGGCGCCACCGCCGTGCTGATGATTTCGCCGCCGCGCGCGGACGGGCCGCCGATCCGCTTCGGCAAATCCTACGGCACGCTGGCGCATCTCGCCGAGAACATCCGTCCCTTCGTCGCGATCGACAAGGGCCTGCGCGCCGAAGGCTTCTCGGCGCCGGAGATTTATGCCGTCGATCTCGATGTCGGCGTCGCCGCCCTCGAAGATTTCGGCGGCGAGAGCGTCGTCGGCGACGGCGGGATCGTCACCGAGCGCTACGCCGAATCCGTCGCGCTTCTGGCGCGGCTGCATCAGATGAGTCTGCCGGAGAGCCTGCCCGTCGACGGATCGAAAGAATACAATATTCCGCCTTATGATCTTGACGCGCTATCGGTCGAAATCGAGTTGCTCCTCGATTGGTATGCGCCGCATATCGCCAAAGCCTCGCTGACCTCCGGCGCCAAGGCGAGCTTCGTCAATCTCTGGCGGCATACGCTGCGCGATATCGTCGCCGGGCCACGGACCTGGACGCTGCGCGACTTTCATTCGCCCAATATCCTCTGGCTCGGCGAGCGGCAGGGCAGCGCGAGGGTCGGCCTGATCGATTTTCAGGATTGCGTGCTGGGCCATCCCGCCTATGACGTCGTTTCGCTGCTTCAGGATGCGCGGGTCAGCGTGCCGCCGGAGGTCGAACTCAAGCTCCTCGGCCATTATGCCCAATTGCGCCGCATCGCGGACGCCGGTTTCGACATGGCCGGGTTTGCCCGCGCCTATGCGGTTCTGGGGGCCCAGCGGGCGACAAAAATCCTCGGTATTTTCGCGCGCCTCGATAAGCGCGACCACAAGCCGCAATATCTGGCACATCTGCCACGTGTAGAGGAAAATTTAGCCAAGGATCTCGCGCATCCCTTGTTGTCCGGTCTCAAGGGCTGGTATGAAACGCACCTGCCGCGCCTCTTCAATCGGAGCGCGTAG
- a CDS encoding sensor histidine kinase — protein MACALACAATPALAEPGYPALVFEHIQANQDILGLSLLVGLVMFSAVTALLHLRESRKWTKQDVAYSLELNNMRAKFDRAQVFLAAEPQIIIAWDGPDNEAEIEGDLSLVTDQPIARRILGFGSWLPPDSAQHLETAVEKLRARGEAFHFNVESLAGRTLELDGRAVSGRAVMRIRDVSGDRLEAARLRERLLRSYSELDALRALLDSTSYPVWLRDRDEKLAWVSAAYVRAVEAKDAADALLRGTELLERTTRDAAIEARKGGTIWRGRAAAVAAGQRRLLDIIEVPVALGAAGIATDISQIEALRGDMERQTKAHAATLDQLSTAVAIFDRRKRLVFHNSAYRQLWSLPPAYLDELPSDSEILDRLRAARLLPEQADFRAWKDSVLSAYQAMETTGQVWYLPDGRTLRVVINPNPQGGVTYLFDDVTERFHLESRFNALTRVQSETLDTLKEGVAVFGTDGRLNFFNPAFAQLLKLDPAQLGDKPHIDRIAASCTIFAKDDPVFAAIRSVVTGLDDQRTGYQGRIACQDGTVLDSTAQPLPDGAALLTFIDVTASVNVERALTERNKALIDAERLRNDFVHHVSYELRSPLTNITGFIELLGDPATGPLNAKQRQYAGYVTSSSLALLAIIDNILDLASIDADALELKPEKVDIRETIDLAAKGVQDRLAESSIHLKVEASDDVGTFVADGQRIRQILFNLLSNAIGFSQPGQTVVLSALRRGDEIILKVSDQGRGIPPEVIDDVFKRFKTDSLGSNHRGVGLGLSIVRSLVELHGGRVEIDSAPNRGTTVICIFPGQATR, from the coding sequence ATGGCGTGTGCCCTGGCCTGCGCCGCCACGCCGGCGCTCGCCGAGCCCGGCTATCCCGCGCTCGTGTTCGAGCATATCCAGGCCAATCAGGACATTCTCGGCCTCTCGCTGCTTGTCGGCCTCGTCATGTTCTCCGCGGTCACCGCGCTCTTGCATCTGCGCGAATCGCGCAAATGGACGAAGCAGGACGTGGCCTATTCGCTTGAACTCAACAATATGCGCGCCAAATTCGATCGCGCGCAGGTCTTTCTTGCCGCCGAGCCGCAGATCATCATCGCCTGGGACGGCCCGGACAATGAAGCTGAAATCGAGGGCGATCTGAGCCTCGTCACCGACCAGCCGATTGCGCGGCGCATTCTCGGCTTCGGTTCCTGGCTGCCGCCGGATTCAGCCCAGCACCTGGAAACCGCAGTGGAAAAATTGCGGGCGCGCGGCGAGGCTTTTCACTTCAACGTCGAAAGCCTCGCCGGCCGGACGCTCGAACTCGACGGTCGCGCGGTGAGCGGGCGCGCCGTCATGCGCATCCGCGATGTTTCCGGCGACCGCCTCGAAGCCGCGCGTCTGCGCGAACGGCTGCTGCGCTCCTACAGCGAGCTTGACGCGCTTCGCGCGCTGCTCGATTCGACGAGCTACCCGGTCTGGCTGCGCGATCGCGACGAAAAACTCGCCTGGGTCAGCGCCGCCTATGTTCGCGCCGTCGAGGCCAAGGACGCCGCCGACGCGCTTTTGCGCGGAACGGAATTGCTCGAACGCACGACGCGCGATGCCGCGATCGAGGCGCGCAAGGGCGGCACCATCTGGCGCGGCCGCGCCGCCGCTGTCGCAGCCGGGCAGCGCCGCCTCCTCGATATCATTGAAGTTCCGGTGGCGCTGGGTGCGGCCGGCATCGCCACCGATATCTCGCAGATCGAAGCGCTGCGCGGTGATATGGAGCGACAGACGAAAGCCCATGCCGCGACGCTCGACCAGCTTTCGACCGCCGTTGCCATATTCGACCGCCGCAAGCGGCTCGTCTTCCACAATTCCGCCTATCGTCAGCTCTGGTCGCTTCCGCCGGCCTATCTCGACGAACTTCCCTCGGATTCCGAAATCCTCGATCGGTTGCGCGCCGCCCGGCTTTTGCCCGAGCAAGCCGACTTCCGCGCCTGGAAAGACAGCGTTCTCTCCGCCTATCAGGCGATGGAGACGACCGGGCAGGTCTGGTATCTGCCCGACGGGCGGACGCTGCGCGTCGTCATCAATCCCAATCCGCAGGGCGGCGTCACCTATCTCTTCGACGACGTCACCGAACGCTTCCATCTCGAATCCCGCTTCAACGCGCTGACCCGTGTGCAAAGCGAGACGCTCGATACGCTGAAGGAAGGCGTCGCCGTTTTCGGCACCGACGGGCGGCTTAATTTCTTCAACCCGGCCTTCGCCCAGTTGCTCAAGCTCGATCCGGCGCAGCTCGGCGACAAACCGCATATCGACCGGATCGCCGCATCCTGCACGATCTTCGCCAAGGATGATCCCGTCTTCGCCGCGATCCGCAGCGTCGTCACCGGGCTCGACGATCAGCGCACGGGCTATCAGGGGCGGATCGCGTGCCAGGACGGCACCGTGCTCGACAGCACGGCGCAGCCGCTGCCCGACGGGGCGGCGCTGCTCACCTTCATCGACGTAACGGCGAGCGTCAACGTCGAGCGGGCGCTGACCGAACGCAACAAGGCGTTGATCGATGCCGAAAGATTGCGCAACGATTTCGTCCATCATGTTTCATATGAGTTGCGCTCGCCGCTGACCAATATCACCGGCTTCATCGAATTGCTGGGTGATCCCGCCACCGGCCCGCTCAACGCAAAGCAGAGGCAATATGCCGGCTATGTTACGAGTTCGTCCTTGGCATTGCTGGCGATCATCGACAATATTCTCGACCTCGCCTCGATCGACGCCGACGCGCTTGAGCTGAAGCCTGAGAAGGTCGACATTCGCGAAACCATCGATCTCGCGGCCAAAGGTGTGCAGGATCGGCTCGCCGAATCCTCGATCCATCTCAAGGTCGAAGCCTCAGATGATGTCGGCACGTTCGTTGCCGACGGCCAGCGTATCCGGCAAATTCTGTTCAACCTGCTTTCCAACGCCATCGGCTTCTCGCAGCCAGGCCAGACGGTCGTGCTGTCGGCCTTGCGGCGGGGCGACGAGATCATCCTCAAGGTCAGCGATCAGGGCCGCGGTATTCCGCCCGAGGTGATCGACGACGTGTTCAAACGCTTCAAGACGGATAGCCTCGGCTCGAACCATCGCGGCGTCGGCCTCGGCCTCTCGATCGTGCGCTCGCTGGTCGAATTGCACGGCGGCCGCGTCGAGATCGATTCCGCGCCCAATCGGGGCACCACCGTAATCTGCATATTTCCCGGCCAGGCCACACGTTAG
- a CDS encoding glycosyltransferase family 8 protein, producing the protein MKGIIDVATCFDAKALYGAAALIASLRQHAHAARPVRLFAVTPYDSEELHCVARASKTASFEVVVLPVANPYADFPIRENITATAYLRYRLPEILPDLTKVVYLDSDTVINADLSPLFDTDVSGVPLAAVPDFAHLLGSREWDRYRAVYEGKAYIFRDYIQEVLGIGNLDSFPYMNSGVLLINLDEWRERGLGRQVVSFLAEHRLKYPDQDSLNRYVSGNFVRLDARWNAQAPCAKRRARFLPKKLLGEKQVDDWAAIRDLWFCDPWIIHYAGANKPWIARDPATPLDAIWWEFAAKSPLAGKIESDYLAERRAANIPRSKVQRR; encoded by the coding sequence TTGAAGGGTATAATCGACGTTGCGACTTGCTTCGACGCAAAAGCCCTTTATGGCGCCGCGGCTCTGATCGCCTCGCTGCGGCAGCATGCCCACGCGGCGCGTCCGGTCAGACTGTTCGCGGTAACGCCTTACGATTCCGAGGAATTGCACTGCGTTGCGAGGGCGTCCAAAACGGCATCGTTCGAGGTCGTCGTCCTGCCCGTCGCCAACCCCTATGCGGACTTTCCGATCCGCGAGAACATCACCGCAACGGCCTATTTGCGCTATCGGCTGCCGGAGATTCTGCCTGATCTCACGAAGGTCGTCTATCTGGACTCCGATACGGTCATCAACGCGGATTTGTCGCCGCTGTTTGATACCGACGTGAGTGGCGTGCCGCTCGCCGCAGTTCCGGATTTTGCGCATCTCCTGGGAAGCCGGGAATGGGACCGTTACCGTGCGGTTTATGAGGGCAAAGCCTATATTTTCCGCGACTATATCCAAGAGGTTCTCGGGATCGGAAATCTCGACTCATTTCCCTACATGAATTCGGGGGTTCTTCTCATCAATCTCGATGAATGGCGCGAACGCGGACTCGGCAGGCAAGTGGTCAGTTTCCTTGCAGAGCATAGGCTCAAATACCCGGACCAGGATTCTTTGAATCGCTATGTGAGCGGCAATTTCGTCCGGCTGGACGCGCGCTGGAACGCGCAGGCGCCTTGCGCCAAGCGGCGCGCCCGCTTCTTGCCGAAGAAACTACTAGGGGAAAAGCAGGTCGATGATTGGGCCGCGATCCGCGATCTCTGGTTTTGCGACCCCTGGATCATTCATTACGCCGGCGCCAATAAGCCTTGGATCGCAAGGGATCCGGCAACGCCGCTTGATGCCATCTGGTGGGAGTTTGCTGCAAAGTCGCCGCTGGCGGGAAAAATCGAGAGCGATTATCTCGCCGAACGGCGCGCAGCCAATATCCCTCGCAGCAAGGTCCAGCGCCGCTAG
- the ahcY gene encoding adenosylhomocysteinase, with protein sequence MTHSIAHSAITDLGLAAWGRKEIDIAETEMPGLMATRAEYGPSQPLAGARIAGSLHMTVQTAVLIETLRALGADLRWASCNIYSTQDHAAAAIAAAGIPVFARKGESLVDYWDYTHQIFEWSDGGGPNLILDDGGDATLLIHFGVRAEAGDVDFLDKATNEEEEVLFAAIKRRLKENPGWYGRIAAGIKGVSEETTTGVHRLYIMHKEGKLLWPAINVNDSVTKSKFDNLYGCRESLVDGIRRGTDVMMAGKIAMVAGFGDVGKGSAASLRNAGCRVIVSEVDPICALQAAMEGYEVTTMEDAAPRADIFVTCTGNIDVIRLEHMRAMKDRAIVCNIGHFDSEIQVSALRNFRWNNVKPQVDEIEFSDGKRIILLSEGRLVNLGNAMGHPSFVMSASFTNQTLAQIELWTKQGEYQQGVYTLPKHLDEKVAALHLAKVGANLTKLTPEQANYIGVPQSGPFKPDQYRY encoded by the coding sequence ATGACCCATTCGATCGCCCATTCCGCCATTACTGATCTGGGGCTTGCCGCCTGGGGGCGCAAGGAGATCGACATCGCCGAAACGGAAATGCCGGGGCTGATGGCGACGCGAGCCGAATATGGTCCCTCGCAGCCGCTCGCCGGGGCGCGGATCGCCGGTTCGCTGCACATGACGGTGCAGACCGCCGTGCTGATCGAGACTCTGCGGGCGCTGGGCGCTGACCTGCGCTGGGCCTCCTGCAATATCTATTCGACGCAGGACCATGCCGCCGCGGCGATCGCCGCCGCCGGCATTCCGGTGTTCGCGCGCAAGGGCGAGAGCCTCGTCGATTACTGGGATTACACCCACCAAATCTTCGAATGGAGCGACGGCGGCGGTCCGAACCTCATCCTCGACGACGGCGGTGACGCGACCCTGCTCATCCATTTCGGCGTGCGGGCCGAGGCCGGCGACGTCGACTTCCTCGACAAGGCCACCAACGAGGAAGAGGAAGTGCTCTTCGCCGCCATCAAGCGCCGGCTCAAGGAAAATCCCGGCTGGTACGGCCGCATCGCGGCCGGCATCAAGGGCGTCAGCGAGGAGACGACGACCGGCGTGCACCGGCTCTACATCATGCACAAGGAGGGCAAGCTCCTCTGGCCGGCGATCAACGTCAACGATTCGGTGACGAAATCGAAATTCGACAATCTTTACGGCTGCCGCGAATCGCTTGTCGATGGCATCCGCCGCGGCACCGATGTGATGATGGCCGGCAAGATCGCGATGGTGGCGGGCTTCGGCGATGTCGGCAAGGGCTCCGCTGCCTCGCTGCGCAACGCCGGCTGCCGTGTCATCGTCTCCGAGGTCGATCCGATTTGCGCGCTTCAGGCGGCGATGGAAGGCTACGAAGTCACGACCATGGAAGATGCGGCGCCGCGCGCCGACATTTTCGTCACCTGCACCGGCAACATCGATGTTATCCGGCTCGAGCATATGCGGGCGATGAAGGACCGCGCCATCGTCTGCAACATCGGCCATTTCGACTCGGAGATCCAGGTCTCAGCCTTGCGCAATTTCCGCTGGAACAATGTGAAGCCGCAGGTGGATGAAATCGAGTTCTCGGACGGTAAACGGATCATCCTTCTGTCGGAAGGCCGCCTCGTCAACCTCGGCAACGCGATGGGCCATCCTTCGTTCGTGATGTCCGCCTCGTTCACCAACCAGACTTTGGCGCAGATCGAGCTGTGGACCAAGCAAGGCGAATACCAGCAGGGAGTCTACACCCTGCCCAAACATCTCGACGAGAAAGTTGCCGCCTTGCACCTCGCCAAGGTCGGCGCCAATCTGACGAAATTGACGCCGGAACAGGCCAATTATATCGGCGTGCCGCAATCCGGCCCCTTCAAGCCCGACCAGTATCGTTATTAG
- the irrA gene encoding iron response transcriptional regulator IrrA translates to MAFQLREQMAPPGNGQIRPLLEKYGLRATRQRLGLAKLLFGKGNRHITADVLAAEAQEARMFASLATVYNVLNLFAEVGLVRSFTVEGGKTIFDTNTTDHCHYYYEDTGRVTDIAAKNLNFAGQFEAPEGYEVIKVDVVVRLRPKRDGQAPVEAAVADEDSTH, encoded by the coding sequence ATGGCATTTCAATTACGCGAACAGATGGCGCCACCCGGCAACGGCCAGATCCGCCCGTTGCTGGAGAAATACGGGCTGCGCGCCACGCGCCAGCGCCTAGGTCTGGCCAAGCTCCTGTTCGGCAAGGGAAATCGCCATATCACCGCCGACGTTCTGGCGGCCGAGGCGCAGGAAGCGCGCATGTTCGCCTCGCTGGCGACGGTCTATAATGTGCTCAATCTTTTCGCCGAGGTGGGTCTGGTCCGCAGCTTCACCGTAGAGGGCGGCAAGACGATTTTCGATACGAACACGACCGATCATTGCCATTATTACTATGAAGACACCGGCCGCGTGACGGATATAGCGGCAAAGAACCTCAACTTCGCTGGCCAGTTCGAGGCGCCGGAAGGTTACGAGGTCATCAAGGTGGATGTCGTCGTGCGTTTGCGGCCGAAGCGGGATGGCCAGGCGCCGGTTGAGGCGGCCGTTGCCGACGAAGATTCAACACACTGA
- a CDS encoding S24 family peptidase, giving the protein MELEDILGRVETRLQALGLSAHAASLAARKPDAIRNLKRAVKNGDRRGITTETLAALAPVLKTSASWLLEGASASWLLEGVGDPNAGTEVKVAGRIGAGAEILPEYEQIPEDGLFEISVPFATPADTIAFEVEGDSMWPRYDSGDVVICWRQSEDAENVVGREAAVRTRDGRRYLKRVRRGAVAGTYDLESHNAAPIRGVEIVWAAAIQAVVRAGQWQRIASSARSGM; this is encoded by the coding sequence ATGGAACTCGAAGACATTCTGGGCCGCGTCGAGACGCGCCTGCAGGCTCTGGGGCTCTCCGCCCACGCCGCCTCGCTCGCGGCCAGGAAGCCGGATGCGATCCGCAATCTGAAGCGGGCGGTGAAGAACGGCGATCGCCGCGGCATCACGACCGAGACGCTGGCTGCCCTCGCGCCGGTGCTGAAGACGAGCGCCTCCTGGCTCCTCGAAGGCGCGAGCGCCTCCTGGCTCCTCGAAGGCGTCGGCGATCCCAATGCCGGAACTGAGGTGAAAGTCGCCGGGCGGATCGGCGCCGGCGCCGAGATCCTGCCGGAATACGAGCAAATTCCGGAGGATGGGCTTTTCGAGATCAGCGTGCCCTTCGCCACGCCGGCGGATACGATCGCCTTCGAGGTTGAAGGCGACAGTATGTGGCCCCGCTATGATTCCGGTGATGTCGTCATCTGCTGGCGGCAGAGCGAAGATGCGGAGAATGTCGTCGGCCGCGAGGCGGCGGTGCGCACGCGCGACGGCCGGCGCTATCTCAAACGGGTGCGGCGCGGCGCTGTCGCCGGCACCTACGACCTCGAAAGCCACAATGCGGCGCCGATTCGCGGCGTCGAAATCGTCTGGGCGGCGGCCATTCAGGCCGTGGTCCGGGCTGGCCAATGGCAGCGGATCGCATCAAGTGCCCGCTCCGGCATGTAA
- a CDS encoding phage terminase large subunit yields MPSFSPGQEAARRLLEGPQRYTCLAGGTRSGKTFLITRAILARALKAPGSRHAILRFHANAARASITLDTLPNVARLCFPKLKLRHARQDGFFELPNKSRIWIGGLDDKERVEKILGLEYVSIFLNEASQIPYASALVAFTRLAQKVEGLKQRAYVDLNPVAKSHWTNLLFGEKRDPVSMQKLKDPKNYARSFLNPVDNTENLAPEFLESLANLPERQRKRFYEGVYLDEIEAALWSYEIIEAARCDPADICEPARASVVVALDPSGAAGRDDLGADEIGLIVAARGMDGECYILADRSCREAPAVWGRRAVTAFHEFRADCIVAESNFGGEMVRATIQAADPGVPVRLVTASRGKAVRAEPISVRYAQRQVHHAGRFPKLEDQLCAFTAAGFNGPGSPDHADAAIWALTYLFELTDGTGIIEFYRRATGARK; encoded by the coding sequence ATGCCGTCATTCAGCCCGGGGCAGGAGGCGGCGCGCCGTCTCCTCGAAGGGCCGCAACGCTATACATGCCTTGCCGGCGGCACGCGCTCGGGCAAGACCTTTCTCATCACGCGCGCCATCCTCGCCCGCGCGTTGAAGGCGCCGGGTTCGCGCCATGCCATTCTGCGCTTTCACGCCAATGCCGCGCGCGCCTCGATCACGCTCGATACGCTGCCGAATGTGGCGCGGCTTTGCTTTCCGAAACTCAAACTGCGGCACGCGCGCCAGGACGGCTTCTTCGAACTGCCGAACAAGTCTCGCATCTGGATCGGCGGCCTCGACGACAAGGAACGTGTCGAGAAAATTCTCGGCCTCGAATATGTCAGTATCTTCCTCAACGAGGCGTCGCAGATTCCCTACGCTTCCGCACTCGTTGCCTTCACGCGGCTGGCGCAGAAAGTCGAGGGCTTGAAGCAGCGCGCTTATGTCGATCTGAACCCGGTCGCGAAATCGCACTGGACCAATCTGCTCTTCGGTGAGAAGCGCGATCCGGTTTCGATGCAGAAGCTGAAAGATCCGAAGAATTACGCGCGCTCTTTTCTCAACCCCGTCGACAATACCGAAAATCTCGCGCCGGAATTTCTAGAGAGCCTCGCCAATCTGCCGGAGCGCCAGCGCAAGCGTTTTTATGAAGGCGTCTATCTCGACGAGATAGAGGCAGCGCTGTGGAGCTATGAAATCATCGAGGCGGCGCGCTGCGATCCCGCCGACATCTGCGAACCGGCCCGCGCCAGCGTCGTCGTCGCGCTCGATCCTTCCGGTGCGGCGGGGCGCGACGATCTTGGCGCCGACGAGATCGGCCTTATCGTCGCGGCGCGAGGCATGGACGGCGAGTGCTACATTCTCGCCGACCGTTCCTGCCGCGAGGCGCCCGCGGTCTGGGGCCGCCGCGCGGTGACAGCATTTCACGAATTTCGCGCCGATTGCATTGTCGCCGAATCGAACTTCGGCGGCGAGATGGTGCGCGCGACCATCCAGGCGGCCGATCCGGGCGTGCCGGTGCGGCTCGTCACTGCGAGCCGCGGCAAGGCTGTGCGGGCCGAACCGATCTCGGTGCGTTATGCGCAGCGGCAGGTCCATCACGCCGGGCGGTTTCCGAAGCTCGAGGATCAGCTCTGCGCTTTCACCGCCGCAGGCTTTAACGGCCCCGGCAGCCCCGATCACGCCGATGCGGCGATCTGGGCGCTGACCTATCTTTTCGAGCTGACCGACGGCACCGGCATCATCGAATTCTATCGCCGCGCGACCGGTGCGCGAAAGTAG
- a CDS encoding phage portal protein: MSQRGEGQRSWPLSPYEVSVSYGQPGAAGQGADWFGPLAPITPLAPPEVSGRQWDYPSGYNLATTPRIYEPISFHTLRGLAEGYDLLRLVIETRKDQVARLVWNIGPRSKQPGADPRIAALRQFFARPDGLHTFGDWLRLLLEELFVIDAPTLYLQRDRAGRLAALLPLDGATIKPVIDDWGRTPQPYAADGTMIYPVAYQQVLKGYPAVDYSLRDIIYRPRNVRVNRAYGFSPVEQIVTSVNIALRRQMYLLDYFTQGNIPDSLIGVPENWTPDQIASYQKYWDAYFDGDLGRRRRAKFVPGGVAKTFIQTKEPDLKGPFDEWLARIVCFAFSISPQALTQQTNRATAETQKEIAEEEGLAPILAWVKDLIDQIIAQEFDAPDLEFSWSAEPSIDPQAQEAILSSYTAKGIITINEARAALGRDPFPDAAASTPMTLTGGGYVALGQGTDDDVSKSSIVSRIDKSASWDEDQHPRWPAGSGDHHGGRFAPNGKEPASSSGRTALIDDDGCDEEWESAREYCLRLLELHPFHPDRAKLGSHKTVDGCAKGFVSERCGGNPV; the protein is encoded by the coding sequence ATGAGTCAACGCGGCGAAGGCCAGCGGAGCTGGCCGCTCAGTCCCTATGAAGTGAGCGTGAGCTATGGCCAGCCCGGGGCGGCCGGGCAGGGGGCGGATTGGTTCGGCCCGCTCGCGCCGATTACGCCGCTGGCGCCGCCGGAGGTCTCGGGGCGGCAGTGGGATTATCCCTCCGGCTATAATCTCGCGACGACGCCGCGCATCTACGAGCCTATCTCGTTCCACACCTTGCGCGGACTCGCCGAAGGCTATGATTTGCTGCGCCTCGTGATCGAGACGCGCAAGGATCAGGTCGCGCGCCTCGTCTGGAACATCGGTCCGCGCAGCAAGCAGCCCGGTGCCGATCCGCGCATCGCGGCGTTGCGCCAGTTCTTCGCCCGGCCGGACGGGTTGCACACGTTCGGCGACTGGCTGCGGCTGCTGCTGGAAGAATTGTTCGTCATCGACGCGCCGACGCTCTATCTGCAACGCGATCGTGCCGGCCGCCTCGCCGCGCTGCTGCCGCTCGACGGCGCGACGATCAAGCCGGTGATCGACGATTGGGGCCGCACGCCGCAGCCCTATGCCGCGGACGGCACGATGATCTATCCGGTCGCCTATCAGCAAGTGCTGAAGGGCTACCCGGCTGTCGATTATTCGCTGCGCGACATCATCTACCGGCCGCGCAACGTCCGCGTCAATCGCGCCTATGGCTTCAGCCCGGTCGAGCAGATCGTCACGAGCGTCAACATCGCGCTGCGCCGGCAGATGTATCTGCTCGACTATTTCACGCAGGGCAATATTCCCGACAGCCTCATCGGCGTGCCGGAGAACTGGACGCCGGACCAGATCGCCTCCTATCAGAAATATTGGGACGCTTATTTCGATGGCGATCTCGGCCGCCGGCGGCGCGCCAAGTTTGTGCCTGGCGGCGTCGCCAAAACGTTCATCCAGACCAAGGAGCCGGATCTCAAAGGCCCGTTCGACGAATGGCTGGCGCGCATCGTCTGCTTCGCCTTCTCGATCTCGCCGCAGGCGCTGACGCAGCAGACGAACCGCGCCACGGCGGAGACGCAGAAAGAGATCGCGGAAGAGGAGGGCCTCGCCCCCATTCTCGCCTGGGTGAAGGATCTCATCGACCAGATTATCGCGCAGGAATTCGACGCGCCCGATCTCGAATTTTCCTGGAGCGCTGAGCCCTCGATTGATCCGCAGGCGCAGGAAGCAATCCTTTCGAGCTATACGGCGAAAGGCATCATCACGATCAATGAGGCGCGCGCCGCGCTCGGCCGCGATCCGTTTCCTGATGCCGCCGCGAGCACGCCGATGACGCTCACGGGCGGCGGCTATGTGGCGCTGGGACAGGGGACTGACGACGATGTTTCAAAATCGTCCATCGTATCAAGGATTGATAAATCAGCGAGCTGGGATGAAGATCAGCATCCGCGCTGGCCTGCGGGATCAGGCGATCATCACGGCGGTCGGTTTGCGCCAAATGGCAAAGAACCGGCGTCGTCATCGGGGAGAACTGCTCTTATCGATGACGACGGATGCGACGAGGAATGGGAAAGCGCGCGAGAGTATTGTCTTAGGCTATTAGAGTTGCACCCATTTCATCCAGATCGAGCCAAGCTTGGCAGCCATAAAACCGTCGACGGCTGCGCGAAAGGGTTTGTGAGCGAACGTTGCGGGGGAAATCCTGTCTAA